TGGTGCGCTCGCTGGAGGACTCCATCCACCAGCCACAGCCGAAGTAGTTGCCACACGCCTCGGGGTCGCAGTTGTCCGCGCCGAGGACGTTGATGTGGAGGTCGCCCGCGAGGTGGGTGCGTTCGGCGTGGGGCAGTTCGATGGCGTCGAACCCGAGGCGTTCGACGTTCTGCTTGAGGAAGTCGGTGGCGTAGTCGTGGATGAGGACGGGGATGTCGGAGTCCAGTCGCTCCATCGTCTCCCGGTGGAAGTGGTCCGGGTGGATGTGGGAGACGTAGATGTAGTCCACGTGGTTGTAGTCTTCTGGTTCGAACTCCAGCGGGGGGTAGTGCGCCCACGAGCCGTAGAACGCCCCGTCGAGGAGCCACGGGTCACACAGGACCGACGTGTCCCCCGACTCCACGACGACGCTCGACGACTTCAGGTGGCGGAGTCGCATACGGGAGTCCTCCAGTTGCTCGACACTTTGTTAGGCGCCAGTTCGGTGTCCGGCCCGGACGGTTCGGGGTGCGTTTCCGGGCGTCAGCGCGCGTAAGCACGGCCTTCTCGGTGCGGACGACCGAGCAGTCCGAATCCGGGGTTTCGCGTCGCTCCGACGCCCGAGAATCCGCGAAAGCGCTGGCTTACAATGAGGACGTACGGTCTCGGTAGGCGACGCGCATGCATCCGAGAAGCACGCAGTTCGCCGGCCGCACCGCGGCGGTGTTCGTGGCGGTCCTCGTGACCGTCTCGTTCGCCGCCGGCGCCGCCGGCGCGAGGGCAGGAACCGACAGCGCGGCGACCGTCGGCGTGTCGTCGTGTGGAACTATCGACGCTCCGGGGTTCTACGAACTCACCGCGAACGTCACGAACGCCACCGGCGACGGCTGCATCGAGATTACGGCCGACCGCGTGTTCCTCCGCGGGAACGGCCACGTGCTCGCCGCCGGGAACGCAACCGGCGCCGCCGTCACCGCGACCGACGCCGAGCAGGTGTCGGTCACCGGAATCACGGCGACCGGGTGGCAGACCGGCGTCGCGTTCCGGAACGTCTCGGGCGGCACCATCCTCGGGAACACCGTCTCCGACGCCGCCGTCGCCGGCGTCTCGCTCCGGGACGGAACCGGCGGCGTCGCGGTCACGGAGAACCGCGTCTCGAACGCCTCCACGGGGGTCTCGGTCGGCGACGCGGGCGAGGGCAACGTCGTCTCGGGCAACGACCTCGCGGACCTCTCGAACGCCGGCGTGTCGGTCGCCGCCGACGAGACCGACGTGGTCGACAACGACGTGACCGACGCGCTCGGGGGCGCCGTCCGCGTCACCGGCGCCCAGTCCGCGCTCGTCGCGAACAACACCGTCCGCGGCGGCATCGGCGGCGTCCTCGTCTCGAACTCGTCCGGCGTCACGGTGCGCGCGAACGACTTCGGCGGCGTCGACGGCGCGAGCGTCCTCGTCGAGGGCGCCGCGAACGACACCGGCGACGCACAGCCGTCCGCGCGACCGTCGTGGACCGGCGACTTCGACGGCGTCCCCGTCGGCCTCTTCGACGGCGCGCTCGTCACGCAGCCGGTCCCCGAGACGCAGGTCGCAAACAACACCGTCGCGAACGGGAGCGGCTACGGCATCGTCTTCCGGGAGACGGCCACCGCGACCATCGCCGGCAACGACGTGACCGGCGCCCGCGACGGCATCCGCGTCCACAACGCGACGAACGTCACCGTCACCGGGAACGTCGTCACCAACAGCACGGACGACGGCGTCGCGGTGGCGAACGCCACGGGGAACGTCGTGGAAGCCAACCGCCTGCTCGACAACGGCGACGACGGCGTCTACGTCGTCGGGAGCAACAACACGGTCGCGAACAACACCGCGCGCCGGAACGCCGACGACGGCGTCGACGTCCAGAGCGCGGTCGGCGCGACCGTCACCGGGAACGTCGCCAGCGACAACGGCGACGACGGCATCTACCTCCGGGGCGTCCGCGACGCCGTCGTCCGGTTCAATACCGTTCGGGAGAACGTCGACGACGGCGTCGACCTCCGCGGCTCGACGAACACCGTCGTGCGCGGGAACGCGGTCTGCCTGAACCGCCACGACGACCTCGTGGCGCGCAACGGGTCGCGGGCCAACAGCGTCGGCCCGAACGACTGCTGACGCTGCCGACTACGTCTCTCTTCTCGCTGCCGCGAGCGCCGCCACCAGCACCGCCACCAGCGCGACGGCGACGCCGAAGCCGGGGACGCCATCGCCGGACGAACTCGTGGTCGTCGTCGACTCAGTCGTCGCGGTGTCGTCGCTGGCGACGCGAATCGACACCGACGCGTTCCCGACCGACGCCTCGTAGTCGCCGGGCGCCTGAATCGAGCGCGTGAACTCCACGCGCCGCGTCTCGCCGGGCGCCACGGAGACGTTCTCGACGGCGACGACCTCGCCGAACAGTTCGAGTTGCACGCGCTCGCTGCCCTCCGCGTCCCCGGTGTTCGACACGACGGCGGTGAGCGTGAACGCTTCGCCGGCGGCGACCGGCTGCTCGCCGGCGTCGACGCTGTCGACCGAGATGTTCGGCACCCGCGGTTCGACCGTGATGTACTGTTTCTCGCCCTCGTCGACCTCGATGGTCTTGTTGCCGGGCGTGGTGAACCGGTGGGTGAACGTCACGGTGCGCGTCTCGTTCGGGTCGAGTGGCACCTCGCGGCTGGTAATCTGGTCGCCCTCGACCTCGAACTCGACGGTCTTCGTCCCGGGTGCGTCGCCCGTGTTCGACACGGTCGCCTCCACGACGATGGAGTCGCCGACGAGCAGCGTGCGGTCCTCGACGGTGACGTTCGCCGGCCCGATTTCCGGGTCGCCGGTGTCGGCGGGCGGCGAACTGCCGCCGCTGTTGCCGCCACCGCTACTGCCGCCGCCACTGCTCCCACCGCCCGGACTACCGCCGCCGCCCGGACTCCCACCGCCACCGCTGTTGCCGCCGCCCGGATTACCGCCGCCACCGCTGTTGCCGCCACCGCCGTTGTTCCCACCGCCGCCGTTGTTCCCGCCGCCGCCGTTGTTCCCGCCGCCACCGCTGCTGCGCGCGGCGACGGTGACGGTCTGGGTGGCGGTCGCGGTCGCGCCCGACTCGTTCTGCACTTCGAGCGTGACCGTGTACGACCCGGACGAGTCGTAGGTGTGCGTGGGCTGCTGGCCGGACGCGCTCGCGCCGTCGCCGAACGTCCACGAGTACGACGTGATGTCCGCGACGGGCGTGGACGCGCTCGCGTCGAACGAGACGGACTGACCGGCGGTCGGGTCGCGGGTCTCGACCGCGAACTCGGCGTCGAGCGGGAGCGGTTCGCCGACCGTCACGGTCGCGCTCGCAGTCGATTCGAGGCCGTCGTCGTCGACGACCGTCACGCTCGGCGACACGTCGCCGAGGTCGTCGTAGGCGTACTCGACGGTCGGCTCGTCGGTCTCCTCGTCGGTGTCGCCGTCGCCGTCGAAGTCCCACTCGTAGGTCTCGATGCTCCCGTCCTCGTCGCTGGAGGCGCTGGCGTCCAGCGTGAACGGCTCGTCGACGGTGACGCGACTCGGCGCGGAGAGCGCCGCAGTCGGCGGGAACTCGCGCTCGTCGACTTCGAGTTCCTCGTAGACGGTGTCCGTGTTGCCGTCGTCGTCCACGACAGTCACGCCCACGTCGTAGTCGTCGGTCTCGTTGTAGACGTGGGTCGTGGTCGGCGAGGACGTGGTCGAGTCCACCTCATCGTCGCCGTCGAAGTCCCACCGGTACTCGGTAATCCGGCCCTCGTCGGTGGAGCCGCCGGCGTCGAGTGTCACCGTCTCGTTGACGAACGCCGTCTCGGGCACCGCGAGGTCGGCGTTCGGCGGGCCGGTGACGGTCACCGTCGCGGACGCGGTGGCGGTCTGCCCGCCGGTGTCCACGACCGTCACCGTCGCCGTGTACGTACCCGCGCCCTCGTACTCGTGGGCGACCGCGGGGTCGTCGGTCTCGTCGTCGACCTCGCCGTCGCCGTCGAAGTCCCACCGGTAGACCTCGACGCCGCGGTCGTCCGAGGAGTTGCTCGCGTCGAACACCACGTCCTCGTCGACGGTGGCGTTCGCCGGCGCGGAGAGCGCCGCGGTCGGCGGGTCGTCAGGCGGCAGCACCTCCACGGTCGCGGACGCGTTCGCGGTCTGTCCGCCGGTGTCGACGACGGTCACCGTCGCGTCGACGGTGCCGGTCTGCGTGTACGCGTACTCGGTCGTGGGGCCCGCCGTGGTCGCGTCCACCTGCCCGTCGCCGTCGAAGTCCCAGCGGTACGAGTCGATGCCCTCCTCGTCGTCGCTGTCGGACGCGTCGAACGTCGCCGGCTGTCCGACCGTCGCCGTCTCCGGCGCGTCGAGTTCGGCGGACGGCGGGTCGTCGACGGGCACCACCTCTATCTCGGCGGTCGCGGTGTCTATCTCGTCGGCCTCGTCCACCACCTGTACGGTCGGCGTGTAGTTACCCGGCTCCTCGTAGGTGTGGTCGATAGTCGGCTCGTCCGTCTGGGCGTCCTCCTCGCCGTCGCCGTCGAAGTCCCACTCGTAGGTCTCGATGCCGCGGTCGTCGGTCGACCCGGTGGCGTCGAGTGTCACCGTCTCGTCCTCGAGGACCGCCGCGGGCGCGTCGAGGCTCGCGTTCGGCGGCCGGTTCGGCGCCAGCACTTCCACGTCCGCGGTCGCCGCGTCAACCGCGCCCGCGTCGTCCACGACGGTGACGACGGTGGTCACGTCGCCCGGCTCGGTGTACGCGTGCTCGACCTCGGCGTCGGTCGTGTTCAGGTCGACCGTGCCGTCGCCGTCGAAGTCCCAGCGGTACTCGGTAATCCGGCCCTCGTCGGTGGAGTCGCTGGCGTCCAGGGTCACCGTCTCGTTCACGACCGCCGTGTCGGGCGCGTCGAGGACGGCGTCCGGCGGCGTCTGTGGCACGGTCACCTCGATTGTCGTGGACGCCGTGTCCGCGTTCCCGTACGTGTCGAAGGCCGTCACCGACACCGTGTAGTTGCCCGCCTCCTCGAAGGACCGCGACACCGCCGGGTCCTCGGTGACGCGGTCGGTCTCGCCGTCGCCGTCGAAGTCCCACTCGTAGCCGCCGACGGCCTCGTCGTCGGTCGTCCCGCTCGCGTCGATGGTGACGCTGTCGCCCTCCTCCGTGGTGTCGGGCGCCGTCACGCTCGCGGACGGCGGCGTCTCCAGACACGGCCCGCTGTGGACGAACGCGCGACGGTCCATGTCGAGGCCGGTCTCCGAGCCGTCCGCGCCGACCAGCGTCCAACTGTCGACGCGCGTCTCCTCCGTGCCCGAGTAGCCCCAGTCGCCCCAGTGCGCGGCGTCCTCGTTGAAGCCGGGCGTGATTTCGATGGCGCCGTCCAGGTCGCCGACGCCGCGGAACGCGCCGCCGTCGGTGCGGTTCGGCCCCCACTTCCAGTCGATGGTCGCGGACTCCCCGCCGAGGCTCCAGTCGTCGTCCCGCTCCGGGTAGCGGTCGTCCTGTACGACCCACTCGCCGCCCGCCGGCAGGTCGTCGAAGGACATCGTCAGCGTGCTCCCGCCGTCCTCGTCGCCGAGGCGGTCGTGGAGGAACACGGCGCTCGCGCCCTCAGACCCCTCGTAGAAGAACAGCACGCTCCCCGACGTCTCCTGGTACTCCGTCGTGCCGTAGGAGCTGTACGTCAGCGCGAACGGGTTCCCCGTGATGTCCGGGTAGGGGTTCCGGTAGTCGTAGAACTCGGTGACGTTCTGGCCGGTGTCCGTCACCGGACTCACCGTCGCGCACGTCGTCCCCTGCGCGACGGCGTACGTCGACGCCTGCATCGCCGACGACGACCCGCTGAACGACACGACGCCGACTATCGGCGCCGCGACGACGAACGATACCACTGCCACGACTGCGGCCACCCGGGAGAGCGAGGACTCGGGCATTGCCATGCGAGTCGCCGCCTGTCGTCCTTTGTTATGAGCGAGTTTCGCACCGCGTACCCGACGGAGCCGGCGCGACGCGCCGAAAATCAGTGCCCTGTGGCGCGCCCTCGGAAGCCGACGCTACCCGTCGATGAGGGGTGACAGCGACTCACACAGGAGATGGGTAACAATACATCGGCTCCGCCTACTCCCGGAGCGACCCCCGCCAACTCCAATGTACCGAGGCCACACCACCGCCGTCGTCGTGCCGGCGTACAACGAGGAACCGTTCGTCGCGGACACGATCGCGTCCGTCCCCGGC
The nucleotide sequence above comes from Halobacterium litoreum. Encoded proteins:
- a CDS encoding right-handed parallel beta-helix repeat-containing protein translates to MHPRSTQFAGRTAAVFVAVLVTVSFAAGAAGARAGTDSAATVGVSSCGTIDAPGFYELTANVTNATGDGCIEITADRVFLRGNGHVLAAGNATGAAVTATDAEQVSVTGITATGWQTGVAFRNVSGGTILGNTVSDAAVAGVSLRDGTGGVAVTENRVSNASTGVSVGDAGEGNVVSGNDLADLSNAGVSVAADETDVVDNDVTDALGGAVRVTGAQSALVANNTVRGGIGGVLVSNSSGVTVRANDFGGVDGASVLVEGAANDTGDAQPSARPSWTGDFDGVPVGLFDGALVTQPVPETQVANNTVANGSGYGIVFRETATATIAGNDVTGARDGIRVHNATNVTVTGNVVTNSTDDGVAVANATGNVVEANRLLDNGDDGVYVVGSNNTVANNTARRNADDGVDVQSAVGATVTGNVASDNGDDGIYLRGVRDAVVRFNTVRENVDDGVDLRGSTNTVVRGNAVCLNRHDDLVARNGSRANSVGPNDC
- a CDS encoding PKD domain-containing protein, which codes for MAMPESSLSRVAAVVAVVSFVVAAPIVGVVSFSGSSSAMQASTYAVAQGTTCATVSPVTDTGQNVTEFYDYRNPYPDITGNPFALTYSSYGTTEYQETSGSVLFFYEGSEGASAVFLHDRLGDEDGGSTLTMSFDDLPAGGEWVVQDDRYPERDDDWSLGGESATIDWKWGPNRTDGGAFRGVGDLDGAIEITPGFNEDAAHWGDWGYSGTEETRVDSWTLVGADGSETGLDMDRRAFVHSGPCLETPPSASVTAPDTTEEGDSVTIDASGTTDDEAVGGYEWDFDGDGETDRVTEDPAVSRSFEEAGNYTVSVTAFDTYGNADTASTTIEVTVPQTPPDAVLDAPDTAVVNETVTLDASDSTDEGRITEYRWDFDGDGTVDLNTTDAEVEHAYTEPGDVTTVVTVVDDAGAVDAATADVEVLAPNRPPNASLDAPAAVLEDETVTLDATGSTDDRGIETYEWDFDGDGEEDAQTDEPTIDHTYEEPGNYTPTVQVVDEADEIDTATAEIEVVPVDDPPSAELDAPETATVGQPATFDASDSDDEEGIDSYRWDFDGDGQVDATTAGPTTEYAYTQTGTVDATVTVVDTGGQTANASATVEVLPPDDPPTAALSAPANATVDEDVVFDASNSSDDRGVEVYRWDFDGDGEVDDETDDPAVAHEYEGAGTYTATVTVVDTGGQTATASATVTVTGPPNADLAVPETAFVNETVTLDAGGSTDEGRITEYRWDFDGDDEVDSTTSSPTTTHVYNETDDYDVGVTVVDDDGNTDTVYEELEVDEREFPPTAALSAPSRVTVDEPFTLDASASSDEDGSIETYEWDFDGDGDTDEETDEPTVEYAYDDLGDVSPSVTVVDDDGLESTASATVTVGEPLPLDAEFAVETRDPTAGQSVSFDASASTPVADITSYSWTFGDGASASGQQPTHTYDSSGSYTVTLEVQNESGATATATQTVTVAARSSGGGGNNGGGGNNGGGGNNGGGGNSGGGGNPGGGNSGGGGSPGGGGSPGGGSSGGGSSGGGNSGGSSPPADTGDPEIGPANVTVEDRTLLVGDSIVVEATVSNTGDAPGTKTVEFEVEGDQITSREVPLDPNETRTVTFTHRFTTPGNKTIEVDEGEKQYITVEPRVPNISVDSVDAGEQPVAAGEAFTLTAVVSNTGDAEGSERVQLELFGEVVAVENVSVAPGETRRVEFTRSIQAPGDYEASVGNASVSIRVASDDTATTESTTTTSSSGDGVPGFGVAVALVAVLVAALAAARRET